A window of the Streptomyces sp. Ag109_O5-10 genome harbors these coding sequences:
- a CDS encoding HAD family hydrolase — MVQRPLGNHHDGPDTLLVTSDTRQTEPAAAKSRNTTEEIAELVRSASVVLWDFDGPICRLFAGHSAAGVAGELVDWLAVRGLHGLVTEAERASLDPHLVLRAVDRRHPGSDLVAELEERLTKEELRATSTAMPTAFADILIQTWRARGARMAVTTNNSPRVVRAYLDDRALTSCFAPHIYGRTQDLHRLKPDPHCLNRALSAMGAAPGAALMIGDSPTDYQAARTAGVPFLGYARNARKAKLLTEAGAEYVVGSLWPLLETLRH, encoded by the coding sequence GTGGTTCAACGCCCTCTGGGAAACCATCACGACGGACCTGACACTCTCTTAGTGACTTCTGATACGAGGCAGACTGAACCGGCGGCAGCCAAGAGCAGGAACACGACCGAAGAGATCGCGGAACTGGTCAGAAGCGCCAGTGTCGTCCTCTGGGACTTCGACGGGCCGATCTGCCGCCTGTTCGCGGGACACTCGGCGGCCGGAGTGGCCGGTGAACTGGTCGACTGGCTGGCGGTCCGGGGCCTGCACGGCCTGGTCACGGAGGCGGAGCGGGCCTCCCTCGACCCGCACCTCGTGCTGCGCGCCGTGGACCGCCGGCACCCCGGCAGCGACCTGGTCGCGGAGCTGGAGGAACGTCTCACCAAAGAGGAGCTGCGGGCCACGTCGACGGCGATGCCCACGGCGTTCGCGGACATCCTCATCCAGACGTGGCGGGCACGGGGCGCGCGCATGGCGGTCACCACCAACAACTCCCCCCGGGTGGTCCGCGCCTACCTCGACGACCGCGCCCTGACCTCCTGCTTCGCCCCGCACATCTACGGCCGCACCCAGGACCTGCACCGCCTCAAACCGGACCCGCACTGCCTCAACCGCGCCCTCAGCGCGATGGGCGCCGCCCCCGGCGCGGCCCTGATGATCGGCGACTCGCCGACGGACTACCAGGCGGCCCGCACGGCGGGCGTCCCCTTTCTCGGCTACGCGCGTAACGCACGGAAAGCCAAGCTCCTGACGGAGGCCGGCGCGGAGTACGTGGTGGGGTCCTTGTGGCCGCTGCTGGAGACCCTCCGGCACTAG
- a CDS encoding Fur family transcriptional regulator, which yields MVSTDWKSDLRQRGYRLTPQRQLVLEAVDTLEHATPDDILGEVRKTASGVNISTVYRTLELLEELGLVSHAHLGHGAPTYHLADRHHHIHLVCRDCDNVIEADVAVAAEFTAKLRRDFGFETDMKHFAIFGRCKDCTLKRAKAPSAASTSLQSSITES from the coding sequence GTGGTGAGCACCGACTGGAAGAGCGACCTAAGGCAGCGCGGCTACCGGCTGACGCCGCAGCGGCAACTCGTGCTCGAAGCCGTGGACACCCTTGAGCACGCGACCCCCGACGACATCCTCGGTGAAGTGAGGAAGACCGCGTCGGGGGTCAACATCTCGACGGTCTACCGGACCCTGGAGCTCCTGGAGGAGCTCGGGCTGGTCAGCCATGCCCATCTCGGGCACGGTGCGCCGACGTACCACCTCGCCGACCGGCACCACCACATCCACCTGGTCTGCCGTGACTGCGACAACGTGATCGAGGCGGACGTGGCGGTGGCCGCGGAGTTCACCGCCAAGCTGCGGCGTGACTTCGGCTTCGAGACGGACATGAAACACTTCGCGATCTTCGGGCGTTGCAAGGACTGCACGCTGAAGAGAGCCAAGGCGCCATCCGCCGCGTCCACGTCCCTCCAGAGTTCAATTACCGAGTCGTAG
- a CDS encoding FadR/GntR family transcriptional regulator: protein MVVTQENVAVNAGSTPQEIADTLRQRIRSGDLKAGDRLPTQAELAEAFGVERGTVRQAVRALQDDGYLVDVGKGSPPRIAEQRPVALDEPQPTMVGLGPRMTEAFAADHVRIDAACLTAQSLLPALAEPLRLIHEGRIRPDRIDVRVLLPSRNIPLAFPTAVDGDDDTVHNRWLGMRNAQGQVLQYNLQGLRSTHKIDVNVTFRALPFTPPIKLYLLNDAEALFAYYTVTRREEQTEEGLLDMYDAVGSESLLFSFEKRAGQRDAAFVEQSQKWFNALWETITTDLTLS, encoded by the coding sequence TTGGTCGTGACTCAGGAGAACGTGGCAGTGAACGCCGGCAGCACACCTCAGGAGATCGCCGACACCCTGCGGCAGCGCATCCGCTCGGGCGACCTCAAGGCCGGCGACCGCCTGCCCACCCAGGCCGAGCTGGCCGAGGCCTTCGGCGTGGAGCGGGGGACCGTACGCCAGGCCGTGCGGGCGCTGCAGGACGACGGTTACCTCGTCGACGTCGGCAAGGGCAGCCCGCCGCGCATCGCCGAGCAGCGGCCCGTCGCGCTGGACGAGCCCCAGCCGACGATGGTCGGCCTCGGCCCCCGCATGACCGAGGCGTTCGCGGCCGACCACGTCCGTATCGACGCCGCCTGCCTGACCGCCCAGAGCCTGCTGCCGGCGCTCGCCGAGCCCCTGCGCCTGATCCACGAGGGGCGGATCCGCCCCGACCGCATCGACGTCCGCGTCCTGCTCCCCAGCCGGAACATCCCCCTCGCCTTCCCGACGGCCGTCGACGGCGACGACGACACGGTCCACAACCGCTGGCTCGGCATGCGCAACGCCCAGGGCCAGGTTCTCCAGTACAACCTCCAGGGCCTGCGCTCCACCCACAAGATCGACGTGAACGTCACCTTCCGGGCCCTGCCGTTCACCCCGCCGATCAAGCTGTACCTGCTCAACGACGCCGAGGCGCTGTTCGCGTACTACACGGTCACCCGCCGCGAGGAGCAGACGGAGGAGGGCCTGCTCGACATGTACGACGCCGTCGGCTCGGAGTCCCTCCTCTTCTCCTTCGAGAAGCGAGCCGGCCAACGGGACGCCGCGTTCGTGGAGCAATCGCAGAAGTGGTTCAACGCCCTCTGGGAAACCATCACGACGGACCTGACACTCTCTTAG
- a CDS encoding cupin domain-containing protein — translation MTTHDNTPAVSVVGPGDGEVLMLGTTRMRVLEDGRTTGHRLGLAESVLAPHTPGPPQHRHAQHDEGFYVISGSVRFTVGDEEYDARAGTLVMVPPGAPHSFANVTGEPAVMLSTFTPDLYVQYFRDLRDLFATGEAPDPRASAEIMSRYATEPAGAS, via the coding sequence ATGACGACTCACGACAACACTCCCGCGGTATCCGTCGTCGGTCCCGGCGACGGCGAGGTGCTGATGCTCGGTACCACCCGGATGCGCGTCCTGGAGGACGGCCGTACCACCGGTCACCGCCTCGGCCTCGCCGAGTCCGTCCTCGCGCCGCACACCCCCGGCCCGCCGCAGCACCGGCACGCGCAGCACGACGAGGGGTTCTACGTCATCTCCGGCTCGGTGCGCTTCACCGTCGGGGACGAGGAGTACGACGCCAGGGCCGGAACCCTCGTCATGGTGCCGCCCGGCGCCCCGCACAGCTTCGCCAACGTCACCGGCGAACCGGCCGTCATGCTCAGCACGTTCACGCCCGACCTGTATGTGCAGTACTTCCGGGACCTGCGGGACCTGTTCGCCACCGGTGAGGCGCCGGACCCGCGGGCGAGCGCCGAGATCATGAGCCGTTACGCCACCGAGCCGGCCGGCGCCTCATGA
- a CDS encoding folate-binding protein YgfZ — MKSPLLSLPGAVPGEGVDEGVAAHYGDLFREQRALADGAGFVDLSHRGVVTVTGEDRLAWLHLLLTQHVSELPVGEATEALILSAHGHIEHALYLVDDGTTVWAHVEPGTQEALIAYLESMKFFYRVEVADRTADFAVVHLPAGSIAEAPEGAVVRETAYGRDLFLPRADLEAYAGKAGPAAGLLAYEALRVEHHRPRVGFETDHRTIPHELGWIGTAVHLQKGCYRGQETVARVQNLGKPPRRLVFLHLDGSDVHLPPHGTEIRVADEGEDGRRVGVVTTSVRHFELGPVALALVKRNVPADARLVAGETAAAQEVIVEP; from the coding sequence ATGAAGAGCCCCCTGCTGTCCCTGCCCGGCGCCGTCCCCGGTGAGGGCGTGGACGAAGGCGTCGCCGCGCACTACGGCGACCTGTTCCGCGAGCAGCGCGCCCTCGCCGACGGCGCCGGTTTCGTCGACCTCTCCCACCGGGGGGTCGTCACCGTCACCGGCGAGGACCGTCTCGCCTGGCTGCACCTGCTCCTCACCCAGCACGTCAGCGAGCTGCCCGTCGGCGAGGCCACCGAGGCGCTGATCCTCTCCGCGCACGGCCACATCGAGCACGCGCTGTACCTGGTCGACGACGGTACGACCGTCTGGGCCCACGTGGAGCCCGGCACCCAGGAGGCGCTGATCGCCTACCTGGAGTCGATGAAGTTCTTCTACCGGGTGGAGGTCGCCGACCGCACCGCCGACTTCGCGGTCGTCCACCTGCCCGCCGGCTCGATCGCCGAGGCCCCGGAGGGCGCCGTCGTGCGCGAGACGGCGTACGGGCGTGATCTCTTCCTGCCCCGGGCCGACCTGGAGGCGTACGCGGGGAAGGCGGGCCCGGCTGCCGGGCTGCTCGCCTACGAGGCGCTGCGCGTCGAGCACCACCGGCCCCGGGTCGGCTTCGAGACCGACCACCGGACCATCCCGCACGAGCTGGGCTGGATCGGCACGGCGGTCCACCTCCAGAAGGGCTGCTACCGCGGCCAGGAGACCGTGGCCCGGGTACAGAACCTCGGCAAGCCGCCGCGCCGCCTGGTCTTCCTCCACCTGGACGGCAGCGACGTCCACCTGCCGCCGCACGGTACCGAGATCCGGGTGGCCGACGAGGGCGAGGACGGCCGGCGGGTCGGCGTCGTGACGACGTCGGTGCGCCACTTCGAACTGGGCCCCGTCGCCCTGGCGTTGGTCAAGCGCAACGTCCCGGCGGACGCCCGCCTGGTGGCGGGGGAGACGGCCGCGGCACAGGAAGTGATCGTCGAGCCGTAG
- a CDS encoding FABP family protein encodes MIEIPSDLHKDLVPLAFLLGNWAGAGVHDFPGSEKCNFGQEVTFSHDGRDFLEYHSHTWVLDHDGNKVRPLESESGFWRIDADRKVEVTMVRDDGVIEIWYGEMANQKPQIDLVTDAVARTAASAPYTGGKRLYGYVKSDLMWVGEKQTPEVELRPYMSAHLKKVVTPEDVERWAKALPDDMPDDGIAFFK; translated from the coding sequence ATGATCGAGATTCCGTCCGACCTGCACAAGGACCTCGTCCCGCTCGCCTTCCTGCTCGGCAACTGGGCCGGTGCGGGTGTTCACGACTTCCCGGGCTCGGAGAAGTGCAACTTCGGCCAGGAGGTCACCTTCAGCCACGACGGACGGGACTTCCTGGAGTACCACTCCCACACCTGGGTGCTGGACCACGACGGGAACAAGGTCCGCCCGCTGGAGTCGGAGTCCGGCTTCTGGCGCATCGACGCCGACCGCAAGGTCGAGGTCACGATGGTCCGCGACGACGGCGTGATCGAGATCTGGTACGGCGAGATGGCCAACCAGAAGCCCCAGATCGACCTGGTCACCGACGCCGTCGCCCGGACCGCCGCCTCCGCCCCGTACACCGGCGGCAAGCGTCTCTACGGCTACGTCAAGAGCGACCTGATGTGGGTCGGCGAGAAGCAGACCCCCGAGGTCGAGCTGCGCCCCTACATGTCGGCGCACCTGAAGAAGGTCGTCACCCCGGAGGACGTCGAGCGCTGGGCCAAGGCCCTCCCCGACGACATGCCGGACGACGGCATCGCGTTCTTCAAGTAG
- a CDS encoding GNAT family N-acetyltransferase, producing MTDAVEVRPVTEPELADWHRAVSTGFLQRPTLSAEQLDARRRQFVPGRLLGAFDGPRCVATFRSFDQELTAVGGGILPADAVSSVTVTATHRRRGLLTRMMSQDLAAAKERGDVVATLIAAEYRIYGRYGFGPATTLTEWTVEVPRAGLDPRWARPEDGGRIDLVDGEDIRKLGPDLHERVRRSTPGAVSRSELWWQLRTGAVRFEDDWKEPYFAVYRSAAGEVEGMAAYASDDNWQGKQPYNTADVHWLLGATPAAERALWHYLCSIDWITRVKSGWRSPDDLLPHYLPDPRAARVTNQADWLWVRILDVVRALEARTYDRAGTLVLEVVDRQGLAGGRFRLDASPDGASCTPTTDSPDLALDIAELASVWLGDQSVARLHALGRVQEERVGAAREADALLRASGRPWCPDIF from the coding sequence ATGACTGACGCCGTCGAAGTCCGCCCCGTCACCGAACCCGAGCTCGCCGACTGGCACCGCGCCGTGTCCACCGGCTTCCTCCAGAGGCCCACCCTCTCGGCCGAGCAACTGGACGCCCGCCGCCGGCAGTTCGTGCCGGGCAGACTCCTGGGCGCCTTCGACGGCCCCCGTTGCGTCGCGACGTTCCGCTCCTTCGACCAGGAGCTGACCGCGGTCGGCGGCGGGATCCTGCCCGCCGACGCCGTCTCCAGCGTCACGGTCACCGCGACCCACCGCCGCCGCGGCCTGCTCACCCGCATGATGAGCCAGGACCTGGCCGCGGCGAAGGAGCGCGGAGACGTGGTGGCGACCCTGATCGCCGCCGAGTACCGGATCTACGGCCGCTACGGCTTCGGCCCGGCGACCACGCTCACGGAGTGGACGGTCGAGGTCCCGCGGGCCGGCCTGGACCCGCGCTGGGCGCGCCCCGAGGACGGCGGCCGGATCGACCTCGTCGACGGCGAGGACATCCGCAAGCTCGGCCCCGACCTGCACGAACGCGTCCGCCGCAGCACCCCGGGCGCGGTCAGCCGCAGCGAGTTGTGGTGGCAGTTGCGCACCGGCGCCGTCCGTTTCGAGGACGACTGGAAGGAGCCCTACTTCGCGGTGTACCGCTCGGCGGCCGGCGAGGTGGAGGGCATGGCGGCGTACGCGTCGGACGACAACTGGCAGGGCAAGCAGCCGTACAACACCGCCGACGTGCACTGGCTGCTCGGCGCGACCCCGGCGGCGGAGCGGGCGCTGTGGCACTACCTGTGCTCGATCGACTGGATCACCCGGGTGAAGAGCGGCTGGCGGTCGCCGGACGACCTGCTGCCGCACTACCTGCCCGACCCGCGGGCCGCGCGGGTCACCAACCAGGCGGACTGGCTGTGGGTGCGGATCCTGGACGTCGTACGGGCCCTGGAGGCGCGGACGTACGACAGGGCGGGGACGCTGGTCCTGGAGGTGGTGGATCGGCAGGGACTGGCCGGCGGCCGGTTCCGGCTGGACGCCTCCCCCGATGGGGCGTCCTGCACCCCGACCACCGACAGCCCCGACCTCGCCCTCGACATCGCCGAGCTGGCGAGCGTCTGGCTCGGTGACCAGTCCGTGGCGCGGTTGCACGCCCTCGGACGGGTCCAGGAAGAGCGAGTGGGCGCCGCCCGGGAGGCCGACGCCCTGCTGCGCGCGTCCGGGCGTCCTTGGTGCCCGGACATCTTCTGA
- a CDS encoding DoxX family protein, with protein sequence MSVAYWAVAGLLALFYLYGGGLKVVQSRERLLPMMAWVDSTPMPAVRAIGSVEILGAAGLVLPRLTGVAPWLGLAAAVGFVVLQVGAIRVHMRMGDRQVGLNLALLAAAGATAWLAAVS encoded by the coding sequence ATGAGCGTCGCGTACTGGGCCGTGGCCGGTCTGCTCGCCCTCTTCTACCTCTACGGGGGCGGGCTGAAGGTCGTGCAGAGCAGGGAGCGGCTGCTGCCGATGATGGCGTGGGTGGACAGCACGCCGATGCCGGCCGTGCGGGCGATCGGGAGCGTCGAGATCCTCGGCGCGGCCGGCCTCGTCCTCCCGCGCCTGACCGGCGTCGCGCCCTGGCTGGGCCTGGCCGCCGCCGTCGGGTTCGTCGTGCTCCAAGTCGGCGCGATCCGGGTGCACATGCGGATGGGGGACCGCCAAGTGGGCCTCAACCTGGCGCTCTTGGCGGCGGCGGGGGCGACTGCCTGGCTCGCGGCGGTGTCCTGA
- the dtd gene encoding D-aminoacyl-tRNA deacylase, producing MRAVVQRVDGASVVVDGETVGAIEGEGLCVLVGVTHEDTKEKAAQLARKLWSIRMLADERSCSDADAPLLVISQFTLYGDARKGRRPTWNAAAPGAVAEPLVDEVVAQLRSLGATVATGRFGAQMRVSLTNDGPFTVLLEM from the coding sequence ATGCGAGCGGTGGTACAGCGGGTGGACGGCGCGAGCGTCGTCGTGGACGGCGAGACGGTGGGCGCGATCGAGGGCGAGGGCCTGTGCGTGCTCGTCGGGGTGACCCATGAGGACACCAAGGAGAAGGCGGCCCAACTCGCCAGGAAGCTCTGGTCGATCCGCATGCTGGCGGACGAGCGGTCGTGCAGCGACGCCGACGCGCCGCTGCTCGTGATCAGCCAGTTCACGCTGTACGGCGACGCCCGCAAGGGGCGCCGGCCGACCTGGAACGCGGCGGCGCCCGGCGCGGTGGCGGAGCCGCTGGTGGACGAGGTGGTCGCGCAGCTGCGGTCGCTGGGGGCGACCGTGGCGACCGGGCGGTTCGGGGCACAGATGCGGGTGTCGCTGACGAACGACGGCCCGTTCACCGTCCTGCTGGAGATGTGA
- a CDS encoding winged helix-turn-helix domain-containing protein, with product MSVEPEHASVNGRKRPQRPQSSHHEVADELRTRIRSGVLRPGQRMPTQAKLADEFGVERGAVRQALRILQSEHLLTNVSKGAPATVAPGPGPVRFAPGPEAPPQPTMVALTPRIEAAFAASHVRIDALCLTSVSLNLALGGPLRLIHAGRLEPAKIDVRVLLPSRDIDLAFPTAVAADASAEDAVHDRWLAQRNAQGQVLRHNLLALRATHGIDVHVTFRALPFTPPVKLYLLNGAEALFAYYTLGRHEREIDHAHLQTYDAEGTRSMLFAFEQGAGLRDTAFVDQSTRWFDALWETISSELHLTA from the coding sequence TTGTCCGTGGAGCCGGAACACGCCTCCGTCAATGGGCGGAAGAGGCCACAGCGGCCTCAGTCGTCACACCACGAGGTGGCCGACGAACTGCGCACCCGGATCAGGTCCGGGGTGCTGCGGCCGGGCCAGCGCATGCCCACGCAGGCCAAACTGGCCGACGAGTTCGGTGTCGAGCGCGGGGCGGTGCGGCAGGCGCTGCGCATCCTGCAGTCGGAGCACCTGCTCACCAACGTGTCGAAGGGCGCTCCGGCGACGGTGGCCCCGGGTCCGGGCCCGGTACGGTTCGCCCCGGGCCCGGAGGCGCCGCCGCAGCCGACCATGGTGGCCCTCACCCCGCGCATAGAGGCGGCCTTCGCGGCCTCGCACGTGAGGATCGACGCGCTCTGCCTGACCTCGGTCTCGCTCAACCTGGCGCTCGGCGGGCCGCTGCGGCTCATCCACGCGGGGCGGCTGGAACCGGCCAAGATCGACGTCCGGGTCCTGCTGCCGAGCCGGGACATCGATCTCGCGTTCCCGACGGCGGTGGCGGCCGACGCCTCGGCCGAGGACGCGGTGCACGACCGCTGGCTGGCCCAGCGCAACGCACAGGGCCAGGTGCTGCGGCACAACCTGCTGGCGCTGCGCGCCACGCACGGCATCGACGTGCACGTCACCTTCCGGGCGCTGCCCTTCACCCCGCCGGTCAAGCTGTACCTGCTCAACGGGGCGGAGGCGCTGTTCGCGTACTACACGCTGGGGCGCCACGAGCGGGAGATCGACCACGCGCACCTGCAGACGTACGACGCCGAGGGCACGCGGTCGATGCTCTTCGCCTTCGAACAGGGCGCGGGGCTGCGGGACACCGCGTTCGTGGACCAGTCCACACGGTGGTTCGACGCCCTGTGGGAGACGATCAGTTCGGAGCTGCACCTGACTGCCTAG
- a CDS encoding aerial mycelium formation protein, whose amino-acid sequence MSTPSTGRLKTQGTQSVQSLPRPPAQRGEDIPLPAEPPEHDLARLSLPELRVLRRDAQRDEADLSYVRRLLQGRIDILRAELARRSPAGAAAVVDRLPEILTDAPARHRSSARHVTLGTPHNEEYGRLAADMLAEVELSDLEARTDMELNTAMGRLVRYEQEVSRRRQRLQRTADDSSGEITRRYREGEAQVDDLLT is encoded by the coding sequence ATGAGCACACCGAGCACCGGGCGACTGAAGACGCAGGGCACGCAGAGCGTGCAGAGCCTGCCCCGGCCGCCCGCACAACGCGGCGAGGACATCCCGCTGCCCGCGGAGCCGCCGGAGCACGACCTGGCCCGCCTGAGCCTGCCCGAACTGCGCGTCCTGCGCCGGGACGCGCAACGCGACGAGGCCGACCTCAGTTACGTACGACGGCTGCTGCAGGGCCGTATCGACATCCTGCGCGCGGAACTGGCCCGCCGCTCCCCGGCGGGCGCCGCCGCCGTCGTGGACCGGCTCCCGGAGATCCTCACGGACGCCCCGGCCCGCCACCGTTCCTCGGCCCGCCACGTCACGCTGGGCACCCCGCACAACGAGGAGTACGGCAGGCTGGCGGCCGACATGCTGGCCGAGGTCGAACTCTCCGACCTGGAGGCCCGCACGGACATGGAACTGAACACGGCGATGGGCCGTTTGGTCCGCTACGAGCAGGAGGTGTCCCGGCGAAGGCAGCGCCTGCAGCGGACGGCCGACGATTCGAGCGGCGAGATCACCCGCAGGTACCGGGAGGGCGAAGCCCAGGTCGACGATCTGCTGACGTAG